A stretch of DNA from Aspergillus flavus chromosome 3, complete sequence:
GTTTTGGGACAAGAAGGAATGGTCAGTATTCAAGCTAGACCTCTTGACGAAGACGTTCGGGGAGGGGCAATTGCGAAGGGTTCGAAGAGTCGACGACAATTAATTAGAATACATACCAAAGAAGACCCGAAAAGAGAGGAGACGTCGCTTTGAACATCTTGTGTCTCGCAGAATATGGGGTTGCGATAACAAAGGGCAGGTGTTCAAAGGTGTAGTCACGGACGAAAATCCCGTTCTGAGGTCAGGTTCACGTGGTCCGTGCGTTCTCCTCCGCGGATTAAACAAAAAAAACCAATTAAGTTGCCAACTGCTGACACGCCGTTTTGATCCGGGGTCCTCTTTTTACCCCGtccctgttttctttccctttcctccttcttccccgCCAGGCTCGAAGCGTTCCGACTATTTACATGGAGCTTCAATAACTTCATGATGTCGGGCGATAGGGATTCCGGTGCAACAGGGGAATGTCCCTCCTTACCCTGGAGGGCCATGTCCTCCGCGACAATATTTGGTGTCGCTGCGCTATGTCGCTCTTTTTTGTATACGCTCAGTCGACCCGAGGTCAACGGCCTCGAGTCGTTCTTGGAGTTGCTCGACTCTCGAAATGATCCGTCccagagaaaaagaggcCTACTCACAGGTACTGTTCCCGCTTTCTTTATTGTCTTTCCAACAATGGCCAGGGCTGGAATGGCTGACCTCATTATTTTACGATAGTTTCCAACCATATCAGCGTGTACGTATGTACGATGCGCCTCAAAATGGCCGAGGCGACCTGATTACTCGCGACAAAGAAGAGTACACTGACCGTGGTCGAACGAGCAGCATGGATGATCCGATCATGTGGGGTTTCCTACCATTGCGATACAATTTTGGCTTCTCGAACTGGAACCGAAGATGGGGATTTGGCAGTCATGACATCTGCTTTCAGGGCAGGTATGACTTTGTTTACGACCTACCGCAACGAATAGCCCAGCTAACAACGAGGGACTAAAAGGCCCTTGTCCCTGTTCTTCACCATGGGTCAGGTTCTGCCCACCCATCGACTTGCACACTCACCCTACGGTGGTGTCGCACAACCAGCCGTAACCCAGGCGATCCGATTGTTATCGAAAGGACCCTTCCCCGTTAACGCGCACAATGCCCGCCCCGAGCGACAACACTGGAGCCTACAAAACGTCTGCGTCGATCCATTTTCCGACCTTCCTATGGCGTACACAACTAACGGAGAGGATTCGCATCTGGCTCCGTCCGCATTCTCTTGCAACTCCTACGCCTGGGTTCATATTTTCCCGGAAGGCAAAATTCACCAGGCACCGAACAAGACAATGCGCTATTTCAAATGGGGCGTTGCTCGACTGATTCTAGAAACCAACGAATGCCCTGACGTCGTTCCTATGTGGATAGAAGGGTTCGACCAGGTCATGCACGAGAGTCGCGAGTTTCCACGGTTTCTTCCACGACCCGGGCAGGACGTTAGTGTCACTTTCGGACAAAAGGTTGATACTGACGCAGTATTCGGGGATATGAGGCGGCGATGGCGGGATTTGAAGGCCAAGGCCGAATCGAAAGCTCCGGAGACTCGCGACCTCCCCGTCGGAGTGCTGAGCGACGAGCTTCTTAACGGAAAGGAGGCAGTTGAGCTGCGGAAAGAGGTTACAAAAAGGGTCAGGGACCTTGTGTTAGATGTAAGACGCTCGAGGGGGCTGCCCGATGAAGATCCAAAAGAAGGTCTGGTAGAGACTTGGATCCAAGAAGGACCCAAAcgggaaggaaagatggatGATGAATCTTGGGTTCGTGATATATGAAGGCCTTCATGTGTCAATGTATAATAGGCAGAAAGACAGCCAGAAGTGTAAACCATCAAATTAGAAAGAATTCTTGGCTTAGACTCAGCCTTTCTGTGATATCGAATGACCCCGTGTTAGTGACTCAGGGGTGGGGGCGGATTTATCGATAAGATTTAAAGCTTACACCTTCCCGCATCTCAGCGTCATTTCCAACATCCTCCGTCCTCCACTCTCACACATTCCTCGATGCCCAAAAAGCATCATAGGTCTAATTTCACCAAACCGGCTAGCACCGCTCACCATACTCTAGCTT
This window harbors:
- a CDS encoding tafazzin, with the protein product MMSGDRDSGATGECPSLPWRAMSSATIFGVAALCRSFLYTLSRPEVNGLESFLELLDSRNDPSQRKRGLLTVSNHISVMDDPIMWGFLPLRYNFGFSNWNRRWGFGSHDICFQGRPLSLFFTMGQVLPTHRLAHSPYGGVAQPAVTQAIRLLSKGPFPVNAHNARPERQHWSLQNVCVDPFSDLPMAYTTNGEDSHLAPSAFSCNSYAWVHIFPEGKIHQAPNKTMRYFKWGVARLILETNECPDVVPMWIEGFDQVMHESREFPRFLPRPGQDVSVTFGQKVDTDAVFGDMRRRWRDLKAKAESKAPETRDLPVGVLSDELLNGKEAVELRKEVTKRVRDLVLDVRRSRGLPDEDPKEGLVETWIQEGPKREGKMDDESWLTGELIVSAKPSTVQRTMKEPIPASWDDKLDEDDGPAIAGETIFPKAVTQGLRFENLRYLSLAHPIPSATNWNSLINLLSRLSTITHLSLAHWPVPTVTPNAVNSRVRHPTQRSLTFAYGGTDTYSSFENNWAEAAGILRRLCRATYCLKWLDLEGCGDWVPALNWDGVGPDGEAYASGPEWNGSWRDVEFVRLGPGWLPHIDDSELLPLPPSSSSGRTATASSSLALSPPVPRSLAFSMHAPSPDESTDSDALPWDVEVERVKYRREKELERYQEAVQAAKAVQQRVQRARKAGKGKWVHFSFGLEGLEEGVLRRLLGKEYLSLLP